From the genome of Thermoanaerobaculia bacterium:
GGTCACTCGCATCGAACGGACCGTACCAAAAACCCGGGCGGAGTTCCCTCGATTCGGTATGCTGGGCCGATGGGCGGCTGGTCCGTGGAGATCGATCCCGCGCATTCGCACGGTCCCCGGCTGGCTTCCTTTCTCGACCACGGCCGGCCCGCGGCCTCTCTCGGGCTGAGCCACCGCTCCTCCGCTTCCAACAGCGGACGCCTCGCCGCGACGCTCGCCTGGCTTTCGGCGCACGCGGGAAAGATCGTGGTCGTCGAGGGTTCGTACCTCGCCCGCTGGAACCGGATGGCGTTGGAGGGCGCGTCCGAAGGGGAGGCTTCGAGCGGGGCCGCGTCGGAGGCGTCCGCCGTGCGGCGGCGGATCGAGCGCGTTCTGGCGGAGAGCGATTCGGTCTCCGCCGGGTTTCTGGACTGGGCGGACCTCCTCGGAGCGCCGGAAGTCTGCGAAACGATTCGAGCTCTGGGGGAGTCCGGGGAAGCGGATTCCGGTTTTCGTTCCGCCCTGAGGCGGGAGGTCGACGAATACGTCGCGAGAACCCGAGGGACGTCCGACGGTTCTCTGTCCCGAGAGACCCGGGGCTTCCTTCGCAGTTACGTGATCGAGGAAACGGCGGTCCTGCTCGATCTGCAGAGGCGGGGATACA
Proteins encoded in this window:
- a CDS encoding tRNA-dependent cyclodipeptide synthase, whose translation is MGGWSVEIDPAHSHGPRLASFLDHGRPAASLGLSHRSSASNSGRLAATLAWLSAHAGKIVVVEGSYLARWNRMALEGASEGEASSGAASEASAVRRRIERVLAESDSVSAGFLDWADLLGAPEVCETIRALGESGEADSGFRSALRREVDEYVARTRGTSDGSLSRETRGFLRSYVIEETAVLLDLQRRGYIVEAYHGPDLPLVRSVAAGRFPSLLPYSFPQRTHVSIRLTREMAKDPPSPEK